In the Streptomyces cinnamoneus genome, CTGGAAGGTCGGCTCCGCGTGGGTGGTCGGCTTGGAGTCCTCGAAGCAGCCGCCCTGGTCGATCGCAATGTCGACAAGTACACTTCCGGGCTTCATCTTGGCGACGAGCTCGTTGGTGACCAGCTTGGGGGCCTTGGCGCCCGGGATGAGGACGGCGCCGATGACCAGGTCGGCCTCGACGACGGCCTTCTCCAGCTCGTAGGCGTTGGAGACGATCGTCTGCACCTTGGTGCCGAAGATCTTGTCGGCCTCGCGGAGCTTGTTGACGTCCCGGTCGAGCAGGGTCACGTGGAAGCCCATGCCGACGGCGATCTGCGTGGCGTTCCAGCCGGAGACGCCACCGCCGATGACGACGGCCTTGCCGGCGTGGGTGCCCGGGACGCCGCCCGGCAGCACGCCGCGGCCGCCGGCCGAGCGCATCAGGTGGTAGGCGCCGACCTGCGGGGCCAGGCGGCCCGCGACCTCGGACATCGGGGCGAGCAGCGGCAGCGCGCGGTTGGCGAGCTCGACCGTCTCGTACGCGATGGCGGTGGTGCCGGACTGCAGCAGGGCGTCCGTGCACTCGCGGGACGCGGCCAGGTGCAGGTAGGTGAAGAGGGTCTGGCCCTTGCGGAGGCGGTGGTACTCCTCCGCGATCGGCTCCTTGACCTTCAGCAGCAGGTCGGCGGTGGCCCAGACGTCATCGGCGGTGTCCAGGATGGCGGCGCCGGCCTCGACGTACTCGGCGTCGGTGATGGAGGAGCCGAGACCGGCCCCCTTCTCCACGAAGACCTGGTGGCCGTTGCGCACCAGCTCGTGCACACCGGCCGGGGTGATGGCCACGCGGAATTCGTTGTTCTTGACCTCGCGGGGGATGCCGACCTTCACGTCGATCACGGTCCTTGAATCAGAGAATGACAGGCTAATCCCTGATATGCCGGGCACACCAGAGCAGACCGCGTCGATCGCGGCCTAGCCAGTCTAATGAAGGATTGCGCGCTGTCTAGCCTTGCAATGCAGCAATCTTTGCGCGAACCGCCACTGATTTCTTAGGTCGAAGATCCAGTGTCCTGGCCCCCCTCACCGGGCCTCCTCAGCTCGCCCCCTCTCCGAGCAGCTCGTGCGCCGCCCGCCGGTGGGCCTCCGCGGCCGCCCCGTCGCCCAGCCGGTCCAGCGTGTCCGCCAGCCGCAGCCGCGCCGCCGCCTCCAGCCGGCCGTCCCCGGCCCGCCGGGCGCACTCCATCGCCTCCAGGCCCGTCCGCAGCGCCTCGCGCGAGCGGCCCGCCTGTTCCAGCACCCGGGCGGCCTCGCCCAGCGCCCTGGCCTGCCCCGCCTGGTCCCGCAGTCTGCGGTGGGCCGCGGCGGCGGCCCGCCAGTCGCGCAGCGCCTCGCTCCACTGGCCCGCGTAGCCGTGCACCGCGCCCAGCCGCCCGTACAGCCTTGCCTCGTCGGCCAGTTCGCCCCGGGTCAGGCGCAACTCCAGGGAGCGCCGGTACCAGTCGGCGGCCCGCTGCCAGTCGCCCAGCTCCTGGTGCGCCGCGCCGATGGACTCCAGGGCCCGGCTCGTGGCGTACGGATCGCCCGCCTCCCGCGCCGACTGCAGCGCCTGGCGGTAGCGTTCGAGGGCTTCGGGGGTGCGCCCGCCGCGGGCGTCCAGGTCGCCGAGGTTCAGCAGGGCCGCCGCCTTCTCCAGGGGCATCTCGCAGCGCCTGGCGACGTCGAGGACGAGCTGGTGCAGCCCGTAGAGGTCCGGAGCCGCAGCCTCCGGCCCCAGGTGGGCGGTCAGCGCCCTGGTCAGCGCCGACACCAGCCGGCGGGCCAGGGTGTCGAGCCGGCCGTCCTCCACCGCCAGCCGGGCCGCCGCCAGCAGCGCGGGCAGCCGCGCCAGCAGCCACTCCTCGGCGGCGGGCCGCGAGGGGAACCGCAGGGGTCTGGGCAGCTGCTCGATCCTGCGCCGCACCGCCGGGTCGTCCTGCTCCGTCGCGGCCCGGCAGGAGTGCAGCTGCCGCACGGTCCGCTCCAGCATCCGCGCCCGCGCCAGCTCGATCTCCGCCGGCCGCTCCTGGGCCTGGAGCAGCGCGCCGAGCAGCTCCGCGAGGCAGCCCGGCACCCGGTACTGCGGCGGCAGCGCCCCCTCCGCCCCCTCGGGGGCCTCCCCCCTCAGCAGGCCCCGCGCGGTGAGGTCCTCCAGCGCCGACTGGGCGGTGGTGAGCGCGCAGCCCGCCAGGGCGGAGGCGGTGTGGGCGTCGGCGAGCCCGGCGGGCGCCAGCGCCAGCAGGTGCAGCAGCCGGGCGGAGGAGGGCGGCAGCGCCTCGTAGGCGAGCCAGAAGGCCCTCGCCAGCGGACGGGCCGCGCCCTCCCGGCCGGCGGCGGGGCCGCCCGCCGGCAGCTCGCGCAGCCGCTTGGCCACGTCGACGACCGACATCTTGGGCCGGGCGGCCAGCCAGCCGCCGACGAGCACCAGCGCGGCGGGCTGGCCGCCGCACTCCTCGACGACGGCGCTCGCCGCCACCGGGTCGCAGGTGATCCGCGTCGGGCCCGCGTACCGCTCCAGCAGCTCCACGGCCGCCGGGGTGTCCAGCCCGCCGAGCGTGCACGGCCGCACGTCGGGCACCCCGGTCAGCGGACCCCGGGAGACGGCGACCACCAGGCACTCGGGCTCGTCGGGCAGCAGCGGGTCCACCTGCCCGGCCCCCGCGGCGTCGTCCAGGAGCAGCAGCACCCGTCGTCCGTTGAGCGCGGCCCGCAGCGCCTCGGTCAGCTCGTCCTCCCGCGCCCCGGCCGGCACGGGGGCGTTCAGCGCCCCCAGCAGGGCCCGCGCGGTCCGCTCGGTCGGTACGGGCTCCCCGTCGGCACCCGTGAGGCGGGCGCGCAGTACTCCGTCCGGGTAGTCCCCGGCGAGCTGCCGGGCGAGCTCCTCGGCGAGGGCGGTGCGGCCGGAACCGGGCCGGCCCGCGATGAGCAGCACCCGGCCGCGCGGTCGCTTGCGGCCGGAGAGGGTGTCGAGGCCGGCCCGCACGATGTCGGCCCGCAGCTCCTTCAGCTCGCGCTGGCGGCCGACGAACGGGCCGGCCGGGGCGAAACAGGGCGCGGGCGCCGGGGCCTGACGGGGGGTCATCACCGGTCCCACGGCGGCCAGCCGTCGCCCGGGCCGGTCCGTCGCCGGTCCGCCGGTCTCCACCGTCCGCTCCGCCACGGGGCCACTCCCGTTCCACCCTGCACACGCTCGAGCCCGCCGCGGCCGCGGTCGGGAACGTGTCGAGCCTAGTTCACCGGCCCCCTCACCCCCGGTAACCCACACCCGCCATGCCGAAGATCACCTATTCGGGTTGCATGACGATAGGACCGGGGGTGGTGAAACCGGGGCGGCACACACGGTCACGCGGTCACGCGGTCACGCGGTCACGCGGTCACGCGGTCACGCCTCGAACGGGCGGGCCGGCCAGGGCGCGTCGGCCGGACGCAGCGCGTCGAGGCCCTCGCCCGCGAGCGCGGCGGCGACCGCGAGCACGCCGACGGCCAGGGAGTTGTTGTGGAGTTCGCCAGCGAGGACGCCGCGCACCAGCTCCGGCAGCGGGACGCGGGCCAGCTGCATGTCGAGTTCCTCGTGCTCGACCGCGAAGCGGTCGCCCTCGACGTCGGAGACGCCGCGCGCCAGGAAGATCCGCACGGCCTCGTCACAGCCGCCCGGGGTGGTGTAGACGTCCGTCAGGACCCGCCAGTCCTCGGCCTTGACGTGCGCCTCCTCGTACAGCTCGCGCTGCGCGGCGTGCAGCGGGTTCTCCCCCGGCACGTCCAGCAGGCCGGCCGGGATCTCCCACAGCCGCTGGCGCACCGGGTGGCGGTACTGGTTGATGACCAGGACGTGCATGTCGTCGTCGAGCGCCAGGACGGCCACGGAACCGGGGTGCACCTGGTAGTCGCGCGTGACGACGGAGCCGTCGGGCATGACCACCTCGTCCGTGCGGACGCTGGTCTTGTTGCCGGTGAACGGCGTCGCGGACGCGTTGATCCGCCACTCCTCGGCGGTGTCCTGGATGCGGTGCGCCGTGTGCGCCATGTGTGTGTCCTCCCGAGAACGCGGAAACCGGGGTGGGCGCCTCCTGCGGGAGGCCCCCACCCCGGTCCACCGTATAGGTCAGCCCTGCTGACGCTTGACGGCCGCCTTCACCAGGCCCGCGAAGAGCGGGTGCGGGCGGGTCGGGCGGGAGCGCAGCTCCGGGTGGGCCTGGGTGGCCACGAGGTAGGGGTGGACCTCGCGGGGGTACTCGACGTACTCCACCAGCTTGTTGTCGGGGGAGGTGCCGGAGAAGACGATGCCGGCCTTCTTCTCCAGCTCACCGCGGTAGGCGTTGTTGACCTCGTAGCGGTGGCGGTGGCGCTCCTCGACGTACGGCTGGTCGTCGTAGACCTCGCGGACGATCGAGCCCTCGGCCAGCTTGGCCGGGTACATGCCCAGTCGCATCGTGCCGCCCATGTCGCCCTCACCGGCGACGATGTCCATCTGCTCGGCCATGGTGGAGATCACCGGGTGGGCCGTGGCGGGGTCGAACTCGGTGGAGTTGGCGCCCTCGATGCCGGCCAGGTTGCGGGCGGCCTCGATGACCACGCACTGCAGGCCCAGGCACAGGCCCAGCAGCGGCACCTTGTTCTCACGGGCGTAGGTGATGGCGCCGACCTTGCCGTCCACGCCGCGGTCGCCGAAGCCGCCGGGGACGCAGATGGCGTCGACGTCGGACAGCTGCTTCTTGGCCCCGGCCGGGGTCTTGCAGTCGTCCGAGGTGACCCACTTGATCTTCACGCGGGCCTTGTTGGCGAAACCGCCGGCGCGGATGGCCTCGGTCACCGACAGGTAGGCGTCGGGCAGGTCGATGTACTTGCCGACCAGCGCGACCGTCACCTCGTGGTCGGGCTGGTGGACGCGGTCCAGCAGGTCGTCCCACTGCGCCCAGTCCACGTCGCGGAAGGGCAGGTCCAGCTTGCGGACGACGTAGGCGTCCAGGCCCTCGGCGTGCAGGACCTTGGGGATGTCGTAGATCGACTTGGCGTCGATGGCGGCGACCACCGCGTCCTCGTCCACGTCGCACATCAGCGAGATCTTGCGCTTGATGGCGGTGGGCACCTCGCGGTCGGCGCGCAGCACGATCGCGTCGGGCTGGATGCCGATGTTGCGCAGGGCGGCGACGGAGTGCTGGGTCGGCTTGGTCTTCAGCTCGCCGGAGGGGCCGATGTAGGGCAGCAGCGAGATGTGCACGACGAAGACGTTGTCGCGGCCCACCTCGTGGCGGACCTGGCGGACGGTCTCCAGGAACGGCAGCGACTCGATGTCGCCGACGGTGCCGCCGACCTCGGTGATCACGACGTCGACATCGTCGGTCGCCATGCGCCGGATGCGGTGCTTGATCTCGTTGGTGATGTGCGGGATGACCTGCACGGTGTCGCCCAGGTACTCACCGCGGCGCTCCTTGGCGATGACCGTGGAGTACACCTGGCCGGTGGTGACGTTGGCCGAGCCGTCGAGGTCGACGTCGAGGAAGCGCTCGTAGTGGCCGATGTCCAGGTCGGTCTCGGCGCCGTCGTTGGTGACGAACACCTCACCGTGCTGGAAGGGGTTCATCGTGCCCGGGTCGACGTTCAGGTACGGGTCGAGCTTCTGCATCGTCACCCGCAGGCCCCGGGCCTTGAGCAGCGCGCCCAGGCTGGAGGCGGTCAGTCCCTTGCCGAGCGAGGAGGCGACACCCCCTGTGACGAAGAGGTGCTTGGTCGTCGTGGGCTTTGCGGCAATAGCCAAAGGGGGGCTCCCGTGGTCGCGAGGTGAAGGTGCGTACCGGCGATCACCCGGTTGTTTTCGGGGGTGCCGTCGCTGCGGTTGGGGGGTCTGGCGCCCGCCGGTCCACGGGGTACCAGGGTATCAGCGCCCGGCACCGGACGCGTCCGGTGACGCGGTGCGACGCCCTCGCGGACCGTGCGTCACGGGCGTGTCACCGGCCGCGGAACGGGTACGCATCAGGCCACCCATTCGGCACAGATTCCCCGGCCAACCGTCGCGCGTGTCCCAACTCGGCGTCGTATCCTGCTCGGACACACGCAGCGAGCCGGCCGGCACGGCACCATCCCCGCCCCCCTTCCGGAACAAGAGCTCGTCGAAGATCGCTTGACCGCCAACGGCCCCTTCGGGGTCCTAGATGCCGTTCGACTGGAGATGACGTGGCCGGGCGTATCGAGGATTACGCACTCATCGGCGATATGCAGACCGCCGCCCTGGTCTGCCGGGACGGCACGGCCGACTGGCTGTGCCTGCCCCGATTCGATTCGCACGCGGCGTTCGCCGGACTGCTCGGCACGGAGGAACACGGCTACTGGCGCATCGGCCCGGCGCATCCCGCGGGGGCCACTCCGCCGCGTGCGGACCGGCGCCGGTACCGGGGGGACTCGCTGGTGCTCGAGTCCGAGTGGGACACCGAGCGCGGGACCGTGCGGATCATCGACTTCATGCCGCCGCGCGACGGTGCCCCTCAGCTGATCCGCATCGTCGAGGGCGTCACCGGCCGGGTGCCGATGCGCTCGGCGCTGCGCATGCGCTTCTCCTACGGGCGGGTGGTGCCCTGGGTGCACAAGGTCGGCGACCGCACGGTGGCCGTCGCGGGCCCCGACTCGGTCTGGCTCGACACCACCGCCGAGACCTTCGGCAAGGACCTGACCACCTACTCCGACTTCACCGTCGCCCCCGGTGAGCGCGTCGCCTTCACCATCAGCTGGCAGCCCTCGCACGGCGAGCCGCCCGCGCTGCCCGACCCCGAGGGGTCGCTGGAGGCCACCGAGGAGTTCTGGCGGGAGTGGGTCGGCCACTGCACGTACCACGGCCCCTACCGGGACGCCGTGGTCCGCTCGCTGATCACGCTCAAGGCGCTGACGTACGCCCCGACGGGCGGCATCGTCGCCGCCCCCACCACCTCGCTGCCCGAGGAGATCGGCGGCGTCCGCAACTGGGACTACCGCTACACCTGGCTGCGGGACGCGGCGATCACCCTCTCCTCGCTGCTGCGCACCGGCTACCGCGAGGAGGCCCGCGCCTGGCGCGAGTGGCTGCTCCGGGCCGTCGCCGGCGACCCCGAGAACCTCCAGATCATGTACGGCATCGCCGGCGAGCGGGAGCTCGGCGAGGCGGAGCTGCCGTGGCTGCCGGGCTACGAGAACTCCGGCCCCGTCCGGGTCGGCAACGGCGCGGCCGGACAGCTCCAGCTGGACGTCTACGGCGAGGTCACCGAGGCCCTGCACCTGGCCCACATGACAGGGCTCGCCCGCAACGACTACGCCTCCCTGCTCCAGCTGCGCCTCATCGGCTACCTCGAGGACCACTGGACCGAGCCCGACGAGGGCATCTGGGAGGTGCGCGGGCCGCGCCGCCACTTCGTGCACTCCAAGGTGATGGCCTGGGTCGCGGTCGACCGCACCATCAAGCTCATCGAGTCCGGTGACGTGGACGGGCCGCTGGAGCGCTGGCGCGAGCTGCGGGACGACATCCACCGGGACGTCTGCGAGCGGGGCTACGACAAGGAGCGCAACACCTTCACGCAGTCCTACGGCTCGCAGGAGCTGGACGCCTCCTTGCTGCTCATCCCGCAGATGGGCTTCCTGCCGCCCGACGACAAGCGCGTCATCGGCACCATCGAGGCGATCCAGCGGGAGCTGTCGACGCCGGACGGCTTCGTCCTGCGCTACCCGACCGCCGGGCACGAGGCCGGGGTGGACGGTCTGGAGGGCGACGAAGGGGCCTTCCTGGCCTGTTCGTTCTGGCTGGCGGACGACCTGGCGATGATCGGGCGGGTCGACGAGGCGCGGCAGCTGTTCGAGAAGCTGCTGGCGCTGCGCAACGACCTGGGACTGCTGGCGGAGGAGTGGGATCCGCGTCTGAAGCGCCAGGTGGGGAACTTCCCGCAGGCCTTCAGCCACGTGCCGCTGATCGACACGGCGCTGCGGCTGACGGCGTCGAGCGCGTTCGGCGGGTAGCACCCCGGCGGCCGGCCCGCCGGGGGCTCCGGGCTCCCCTGCGGGCGGTGGCCTAGGTCGGGTCCTGGCGCTGGCGCAGTTCGTCGTAGACGCTCAGGACGTGCGCCACCGTGTCGTCCTCGGACGGCCACTGGGCGGCCTGCCGGAACCCCTCGGCGACCAGTTCCGCGCACCGCAGCGGGTCGTCGAGCAGGGCCGCGACCGCTCCGGCCAGCGCGCCCGCGTCCCCGTACGGGACCAGTTCGGCGGCGTCCCCGACCAGCTCGGGGACGCCGCCCACCGCCGTGGCCACGAGCGGCACCCCCGCGTGCAGCGCCTCCTGTGCCAGCAGGGCCCGCGCCTCCCAGCGGCTGGGGAGGATCACCACGTCCGCCGCCGCCAGCAGCTCCGGCACGTCGTCGCGGCGCCCGACGAGGAGCACCGGGAGTTCCTCGTCGGTGATGCGGCGCTGGAGCGCCGCCCGTTCGCCGCCCTCCCCCGCCATGACGAGCAGCGGCTCGGGGTCCAGCCGCCGCCAGACGCGGGCGGCGTCCAGCAGCGGGCCGTGGCCCTGACCGGGCTCCAGCCGGCCGACGGTGACGAGCAACGGCCGGGCCACCGCGCCCAGTTCGGCGCGGGCCTTCAGCCGGAGGCACTCGTCGTCGTCGTCGGGGCGGACGCGCGGCGCGGGCAGCGCCACGGGGGCCAGCCGGGCGTCCCGCGCCCCGCGCAGCCGGGCCTCGGCCACCAGGTCCGAGGAGGCTCCGAGGACGACGGCGGCGGCCCGCGCGGCCTGCCGTTCCATCAGCCGTACGACATGGGTGCGGGCGCCCTCGGCCCGCACCCTGGTGTGCCAGGTGACCACCAGGGGCGTCGGTCGTCCCCGCAGGGCCAGGGCGGCCAGCGCCCCGGAGCGCAGCCCGTGGGCGTGCACCACGTCGGCGGTCCGGCTCGCGGCACGGATGGCGGCGACCGCCAGGGCGCTCGTACCGGGCCGCAGGGGGATGAACGCGGCTCCGCCGGCGGTGAGTTCGTAGCGGTCCGCCGCCTCCTGCGGCCCGCACACCGTGACCCGCAGTCCCCGCGCCACCAGCCCGCCGGTCAGCGAGCGCACGTGGGCGCCGCTTCCTCCGCGCCCGCCGCCCACGACCTGTACGGCGTGCAGGGGCGGCCGCCCGTGCGAGGGGCCGGGTGTGCTGCTCACGCGGTGGGGGCTCCTGGGTTCGCGTCGGCGGGGCGGGCGGCGGGGTGCGTCAGCCCAGGATGCCAGTCGGCACCCGGATCGGGGCACCACCGACGGCTGGGCGGCCCGTCCCGCCTCGCCCGCAGATCCCCGGATTCACCCGCTTTGGGGATTCCGTGCGTCCGTCAGCGTCCGGCCCGGGCCGCCGCCAGCAGTTCCTCGGCGTGGGCCCGGGCCAGCTCGGAGTCCTCCTGCCCGGCCAGCATGCGGGAGAGCTCGCGGACGCGGGCCTCGCCCTCCATGGCCTGGACGCCGCTGCGGGTGACGGCGCCGTCGTGGGTCTTCTCGACCACGAGGTGCCGGTCGGCGAAGGCCGCGACCTGCGGTAGGTGGGTGACGACCACGACCTGCGCCGACTGGGCGAGGCGGGCCAGGCGGCGGCCGACCTCGACGGCCGCCTTGCCGCCGACGCCCGCGTCGACCTCGTCGAAGAGGTACGTCGGCACGGGGTCGGAGCCGGCGAAGACCACCTCGACGGCCAGCATGACGCGGGAGAGCTCACCGCCGGAAGCGCCCTTGGCGATGGGCCGCGGCTGGGCGCCGGGGTGCGGGGTGAGGAGCAGCTCGACGTCGTCGGCGCCGTGCGGGCCGTAGGTGACGGCGCGGCCGCCGACGTCGATGCCCGACGCGGCGTCGGCCACCTCGGTCTGCCGGATGGAGAAGGTGACGCGGGCGTGCGGCATGGCGAGTTCGGCCAGCTCGGCGGTGACCGCCTCGGCGAACCGCTGCGCCGCCTCGGTGCGGGCGTCGGTCAGGGCCTGGGCGAGGTCGCCGAGTTCGGCGCGCAGGGCGTCGCGCTCGGCGGTCAGCTCGCCGATGCGGTCGTCGTCGCCGTCCAGCTCGGCCAGGCGGGCGGCGCCGCGCTCGGCCCAGGCGAGGACCGCGGTGATGCCCTCACCGGACTCGTCGTACTTACGGGTGAGGTGGGTCAGCGCCGCGCGGCGGTCCTCGACGGCGGCGAGGCGGCGTGGGTCGGCGTCGAGGTCGGAGGCGTAGCCGGCGAGCTCGCCGGCGACGTCGGACAGCAGGATGCCGATCTCGCCGATCCGGTCGGCGAGCGCCGCGAGGGCCGGGTCGTGGGAGCGCACGGACTCCAGGGCGCGGTGGGCACCCGCGACGAGGGTGGCGGCGTCGACGCCCTCGGGGTCCTCGGGGTTGCCGGCCAGCGCGGCGTGGGCGGCGGTGGCGGCGGAGGCCAGGGATTCGGCGTGGCCGAGCCGCTCGGCCTCGGCCGCCAGCTCGGCGTCCTCGCCGGGCAGCGGCTCGGTGGCGGCGACCTCGTCCAGGCCGAAGCGCAGGAGGTCGGCCTCCTGGGCGCGCTCGCGGGCGCGGGTGGTCAGCTCGGCGAGCTCGGCGGTCACCGCGCGCAGCCGGCGGTAGGCGTCGGCGTACTTGGCGAGCGGCGCGGAGACCGCGGCGCCGGCGTAGCGGTCCAGGGCCTGCCGCTGGCGGGCGGGGCGCAGCAGCCCCTGCTGGTCGGTCTGGCCGTGGACGGCCACGAGGTCGTCGGCCAGCTCCCCCAGCAGCCCCACGGGCACGCTCCGCCCGCCGACGTGGGCGCGCGAGCGGCCCTCGGCGGAGACGGTGCGGCTGACGAGCAGGGTGCCGTCGTCCAGCTCGGCGCCGGCCTCCTCGGCCCGCACGGCCGCGGGTGAGCGGCCGTCCAGGGCCAGTCGCCCCTCGACGACGGCCGCCTTGGCGCCGACGCGCACCAGGGCGGGGTCGGCACGGCCGCCGAGCAACAGGCCGAGACTGGTGACGACCATGGTCTTGCCGGCACCGGTCTCGCCGGTCACCGCCGTGAAACCGGGCGACAGCTCGACCACCGCGTCGTCAATGACGCCCAAGGACCGGATCCGCATCTCCTCCAACACGGGTACGACCATACGAGGTTCCGGGGGCCCCTCGCGACGGCCTCCCCCACCAACCCCCCTGGGGAGAACCCCACCACCGTTCCGGGTGATCGCTCCATGGTGCCCGGACCCCTTGTGGCGGAAGGCTTGTCCCATGATCACCAGTACTTCCGGCCGCCGTGCCGCCACGCTGTTTCTCACCACGGCCGTCGCGCTCGCCACGTGCGCCGGAGCTCAGGGCGCGGTCGCCGGGCCCCTCGGCGGGAACGGGCCGGCGGCGCTGGACGGCGTGTGGCGGGTGGACGGCTACGGCACGGTCGTCTCCGTCGAGGACGGGGGCCGGCGGATGCGCGAGTACGAGACGACGGGGATCGGCTGCCTGCCCGGCGACGTCACCGAGCTGACCCCCACCACGGCCACGCTCGAGCCGGCGGGCCCGGGCCGGGCCCGGCTCGGCTACGCCGGCAGCGTCGGCCACCGCACCCTGCGGCGCGTCGCCGCCCTGCCCGCCGCCTGCCTCGACCCGCAGCCCGCGAAGGACGCCCGTGCCGTCTTCGACACCTTCTGGCAGACATACGCGGAGAACTACCCCTTTTTCGCAATGAAGGGCGTGGACTGGCGGGCCGTCCGCGACCGCTACCGGCCGCAGGTGACGGACCGGACCACGGACGACGAGCTGTTCGCGATCCTGACGAAGATGATCGAGCCGCTGCACGACGGACACACGTCCCTGGTGCGCGGCGACTGCCGGGCCGCACCCGGCAACTGCTTCGGCGGCCACCGCACGGACACGCCGTTCCCCACCGAGGAACTGGTCGAGAAGATCGACGCGTCGATCGCCGGCCAGGTCGGCGCCGACCGGCTCCAGAAGTGGGGGCAGGGCCGCGGCAAGGGCAAGATCGCCTTCGCCGAGCTGCCGGACGGGACCGGCTACCTGCGCCTGACCGGCTTCGTCAACTACACCGACGACAGGACCTTCGAGGCGGACGCCGCCGAACTCGACCGGGCGCTGGACGCCGTCTTCACCCCGCAGCGGGTGCGGGACCTGCGCGGCCTGGTCCTCGACCTCCGTCTCAACGGCGGTGGCTCGGACCGGCTGGGCCTGCGCGTGGCCGAGCGGCTCACGGACCGCCCGTACACGGCCTACCTCAAGCAGGCGCGCAACGATCCGCGGGACCCGGGGAAGTTCACGCCGGCCGAGCCGGTGCGGGTGCTGCCGCACCGCGGCGCGGTCTACACCGGACCGGTCGCGGTCCTCACCGGGCGGCTGACGATCAGCGCGGGCGAGACGACGACGCAGGCGCTGACGGGGCGTGCGCCCCGGGTGGTGCGGATCGGGCAGAACACGAACGGGTCCTTCTCCGACGTGCTGGAGCGGCGGCTGCCGAACGGATGGGGCTTCGGGCTGCCGAACGAGGAGTTCCTCGACCCGGCGACCGGGCGGTCGTACGACGGGGACGGGATCGCGCCGGATGTGCGGGTTCCGGTCTTCACGGACGAGGAGTTCGCGGCGGGGCGGGACTCGGCGCTGGCGGAGGCGCGGCGGCGGCTGACGCGCCGGACGGGCTGACGCGCGGTGTCCTCGAATCGCCGGACGGGCTCAAAGAGCCCGTCCGGCGATTCGAGGTCTAGTGCGGCGCCCCGCGCCAGCCCGCCACCGGCAGGGCGAACTTCGCCACCAGCCGGTCCGTGAACGACGCGTGGTGCAGCCGCGCCAGGCGGACCGGCACCGCTCCGCGCCGCACCTCCACCCGCGCCCCGGCCGGCAGTTCCACGCTCCGTCGCCCGTCACACCACAGCACCCCGTTCGGCGTCTGCGGCTGCACCTCCACCGCCAGCACCGAGTCCGGCGCCGTCACCAGCGGCTTGGCGAACAGCGCGTGCGCGCTGATCGGCACCATGAGCAGGGCCTCCACCTCCGGCCAGACCACCGGCCCGCCCGCGGAGAAGGCGTACGCGGTCGACCCCGTCGGCGTGGCGCACACGACGCCGTCGCCGCCGAAGCGGGACACCGGACGGCCGTCGACCTCCGTGACGACCTCCAGCAGCCGCTCCCGCGCCGCCTTCTCGACCGACGCCTCGTTCAGCGCCCAGTCCGTGTGCACGACGTGCCCGTCGGTGCGGACGAGCACGTCGATGGTCATCCGCTCCTCGACCTCGTACGCGCGCGTCACGACCCGGTCGACGACCTTGTCGAGGTCGTCCCGCTCGGCCTCGGCGAGGAAGCCGACCCGTCCGAGGTTGACGCCCAGCATCGGCACCCCGGACCGCCGGGCGAACTCCGCGCCGCGCAGCAAGGTGCCGTCGCCGCCGAGCACCACCAGCAGCTCGCAGCCCTCAAGGACGTCCGGACAGCCGGGCCCGGCCTCGACGCGCTGCGCCGAGGCCGGCAGCGGCAGGTCCGCGGCCTCCTCGGCCAGCACGCGCACGCCGATGCCGCAGCGCAGCAGGCCCTGGACGACGAGCTCCGCGCTGCGGATGGCCGCGGGGCGGCCGGTGTGGGCGAGCAGGAAGACAGTGCGTCCGGTCGTTGTTGCTGATGGTGCTTCTGAAGTGGTCAACGGGGCCCCTCCGCCACTGCACGGTCAACATCCGCCGGGTCCAGTTCGGGCGCACCGGCGCGCAGCCACAGAAAGTACTCGACATTGCCCGACGGTCCGGGCAGCGGGCTCGCTGTGACCCCCAGTACGCCGAGCCCGAGCTGCGCCGCCCGCGCCGCGACGGCCCGCACGGCCTCGGCCCGCAGCTCGGCGCTGCGCACGACGCCACCGGTGCCGAGGCGCTCCTTGCCCACCTCGAACTGCGGCTTGACCATGAGCACGAGGT is a window encoding:
- a CDS encoding NAD kinase; this translates as MTTSEAPSATTTGRTVFLLAHTGRPAAIRSAELVVQGLLRCGIGVRVLAEEAADLPLPASAQRVEAGPGCPDVLEGCELLVVLGGDGTLLRGAEFARRSGVPMLGVNLGRVGFLAEAERDDLDKVVDRVVTRAYEVEERMTIDVLVRTDGHVVHTDWALNEASVEKAARERLLEVVTEVDGRPVSRFGGDGVVCATPTGSTAYAFSAGGPVVWPEVEALLMVPISAHALFAKPLVTAPDSVLAVEVQPQTPNGVLWCDGRRSVELPAGARVEVRRGAVPVRLARLHHASFTDRLVAKFALPVAGWRGAPH